In Cupriavidus basilensis, one genomic interval encodes:
- a CDS encoding DUF1566 domain-containing protein, producing the protein MNAVTAVEASAVRNTITQAALNAILVGDPLGGGFYAGQIRQADGIYALIVAPKDGGEHDDIVWNGDRSRVEGALSYFDGAANTAAMAEAGSDLGKWALGLQANGYHDWYLPARDELEIIYRSLKPTAGNYAGFRDGDNASSVPVGYPYTEQLPAQTSAAAFQADGAEAFEEEWYWTSTQSERHSGSAWTQSFNDGYQDSYHKGNEFRARAVRRLLVIQ; encoded by the coding sequence ATGAACGCAGTCACAGCAGTTGAAGCAAGCGCAGTGCGCAACACGATCACCCAAGCGGCCCTCAATGCCATTCTGGTCGGCGATCCGCTAGGCGGCGGCTTCTACGCGGGCCAGATCCGCCAGGCCGATGGCATCTATGCCCTGATCGTGGCGCCCAAGGATGGTGGCGAGCATGACGACATCGTCTGGAATGGCGACCGCAGCCGCGTCGAAGGCGCACTCAGCTACTTCGATGGCGCGGCCAATACTGCTGCCATGGCCGAAGCTGGCAGCGACCTTGGCAAATGGGCGCTCGGCCTCCAGGCCAACGGCTATCACGATTGGTATCTGCCGGCGCGCGACGAGCTGGAGATCATCTATCGCAGCCTCAAGCCGACCGCTGGCAACTATGCCGGCTTTCGAGACGGCGACAACGCAAGCAGCGTGCCCGTTGGCTACCCCTACACCGAGCAGCTGCCCGCACAGACCAGTGCGGCCGCATTCCAGGCTGACGGCGCCGAGGCCTTCGAGGAGGAGTGGTACTGGACCTCGACGCAGTCCGAGCGCCACTCAGGCAGCGCGTGGACTCAGAGCTTCAATGATGGCTACCAGGACAGCTACCACAAGGGCAACGAGTTTCGCGCCCGCGCCGTCCGCAGATTGTTGGTCATTCAGTAA